A single genomic interval of Gossypium raimondii isolate GPD5lz chromosome 11, ASM2569854v1, whole genome shotgun sequence harbors:
- the LOC105801900 gene encoding ACT domain-containing protein ACR8: MEWHACLDEYQKLVIRMSTPRVVIDNTVCRTATVVKVDSARRHGTLLDAVQILTDLNLSIKKAYISSDGQWFMDVFHVTDLNGNKLTDESVISYIEQSLETTYPDKSLGFNGLTALELTGTDRVGLLSEVFAVLAEFQCNVVDAKVWTHNGRIASLIYVKDCNSGSPIEDSRRIDRIEARLRNVLRGDNDIRSARTSVSMDVTHTERRLHQMMSADRDYEWKPDLQCWTDLPVVNVQNWTERGYSVVNVQCEDRPKLLFDVVCTLTDMEYVVFHASINTTGDKAYLEFYIRHTDGTPISSEPERHRLIQCLQAAIERRASEGIRLELCTSDRQGLLTDVTRTFRENGLNVTRAEISTAMGVAMNVFHVTDATRNLVDPKSIESVRQKIGLGNLKVKELPFRHHQMAERQDEHEIGVGGAVLLSLGSLVRKNLYNLGLIKSYS, translated from the exons ATGGAGTGGCATGCTTGTCTCGATGAATATCAAAAGCTTGTTATTCGGATGAGTACTCCCAG GGTGGTAATCGACAATACCGTTTGTCGCACAGCGACAGTTGTTAAG GTTGATAGTGCTAGAAGACATGGAACATTGTTAGATGCTGTTCAGATTTTAACAGACCttaatctttcaattaaaaAGGCTTACATTTCATCAGATGGCCAGTGGTTCATGGATg TTTTTCATGTGACTGATCTAAACGGAAACAAATTAACCGATGAGAGTGTTATTAGTTACATTGAACAG TCACTTGAGACCACTTATCCTGATAAAAGCCTTGGATTTAATGGCTTAACAGCGTTGGAATTGACTGGAACAGATAGAGTTGGTCTTTTGTCTGAAGTATTTGCTGTTTTAGCTGAGTTCCAATGCAATGTGGTGGATGCTAAAGTATGGACTCACAACGGTCGGATTGCGTCTTTAATCTATGTAAAAGATTGTAATTCAGGGTCCCCGATCGAGGACTCACGACGAATCGACAGGATTGAAGCACGTTTAAGGAATGTTTTGAGAGGGGACAATGATATTCGTAGTGCGAGAACTTCAGTTTCTATGGATGTAACACACACTGAGAGAAGGTTACATCAAATGATGTCTGCAGATCGTGACTATGAATGGAAGCCTGATTTGCAATGTTGGACGGATTTGCCGGTTGTCAATGTACAAAATTGGACAGAAAGGGGTTATTCAGTCGTGAATGTTCAATGTGAGGATCGGCCTAAGCTTCTGTTCGATGTTGTTTGCACATTGACAGACATGGAATATGTTGTGTTCCATGCCTCTATTAACACAACTGGGGATAAAGCATATCTG gaattttatattagacACACGGATGGAACCCCAATTAGTTCGGAACCAGAAAGGCATCGACTGATCCAATGCTTACAAGCTGCAATCGAAAGGAGAGCATCTGAG GGCATCAGGCTTGAGTTATGCACATCAGATAGGCAAGGTTTATTAACCGATGTGACCCGAACGTTCAGAGAAAATGGACTGAATGTGACAAGGGCTGAAATATCAACCGCGATGGGCGTGGCAATGAATGTTTTTCATGTAACCGATGCGACCAGGAACCTAGTAGATCCCAAAAGTATTGAATCTGTAAGACAAAAGATCGGCTTAGGTAACTTGAAGGTGAAGGAACTACCATTTAGGCATCATCAAATGGCTGAAAGGCAGGATGAACACGAAATCGGGGTTGGCGGGGCGGTTTTGTTATCGCTTGGGAGCTTAGTGAGAAAGAACCTATACAATTTGGGGTTGATTAAGTCCTATTCTTGA